In Thalassotalea sp. Sam97, a single window of DNA contains:
- the gshB gene encoding glutathione synthase, whose protein sequence is MKICFIMYPWERVEPESDSTLRLIHECVRRGHTVALATVNNLTIRDSVASAFCDVFLKKVKAPENIVSFYKNSQFKRVQLPLAGFDAIIMRANPPLDTLALNFLDSVRGDTFIMNDLDGLRIANNKVYTASFQDTESEFIPATHVSKNREYLERIFEESQSDKMILKPLDGYGGRGVIVLEKSAQQSFRSLLDFYIGGDEHGKGSNYVILQDYVEGAHEGDVRILMLNGEPIGAMKRIPAANDVRSNVHAGGAVVKHRLTAQEKKLCKYIGPKLVRDGLYFTGIDVIGGKLIEVNVLSPGGIVRINKLNRVKLQAQVIDFVESVVHAKELVMSRKSQFRQVIEDANAV, encoded by the coding sequence ATGAAAATATGTTTTATCATGTACCCATGGGAAAGAGTCGAGCCAGAAAGTGACTCGACTCTTCGACTTATTCATGAGTGCGTGAGACGAGGCCATACTGTTGCCTTAGCAACGGTTAACAATTTAACTATCCGTGATAGTGTCGCAAGTGCATTTTGTGATGTGTTTCTGAAAAAAGTTAAGGCCCCAGAAAATATTGTCAGCTTTTATAAAAATAGCCAATTCAAGCGCGTCCAACTGCCGTTAGCAGGCTTTGATGCAATCATCATGCGCGCCAATCCGCCATTAGATACACTGGCTCTTAATTTTCTCGATTCAGTCCGTGGCGATACATTCATCATGAATGACTTAGATGGTTTGCGTATCGCCAATAATAAAGTCTATACGGCCTCTTTTCAGGATACTGAAAGTGAGTTTATTCCAGCAACACATGTGTCTAAGAACCGCGAATATTTAGAACGTATATTTGAAGAGTCACAAAGCGATAAAATGATCCTCAAGCCTCTTGATGGCTATGGTGGTCGTGGCGTTATCGTATTAGAAAAGAGCGCACAGCAAAGTTTCCGTTCATTGCTCGATTTCTACATTGGTGGTGATGAGCACGGTAAGGGCAGTAACTATGTGATCTTGCAAGACTATGTGGAAGGTGCGCATGAAGGTGATGTGCGTATTCTAATGCTTAATGGTGAACCTATTGGTGCAATGAAACGTATTCCTGCGGCCAATGATGTCCGCTCAAATGTGCATGCTGGTGGTGCTGTGGTTAAACACAGATTAACAGCGCAAGAAAAGAAACTGTGTAAGTATATCGGCCCTAAGTTAGTGCGTGACGGCTTGTACTTTACTGGTATTGACGTTATTGGTGGCAAGTTGATTGAAGTCAATGTCTTAAGCCCTGGTGGCATCGTTCGCATAAATAAGCTTAACCGCGTTAAGTTGCAAGCGCAGGTAATTGATTTTGTAGAAAGTGTTGTGCATGCAAAAGAGCTGGTGATGAGCCGTAAATCTCAGTTTAGACAGGTGATTGAAGATGCTAACGCTGTCTGA
- a CDS encoding VF530 family DNA-binding protein, giving the protein MQHQPYNPLHGITLKTIVTELVEHFGFEQLASFVDIRCFKHDPSIKSSLAFLRKTPWARDKVEQLYIKYRHQIQQAQQDSDERNDG; this is encoded by the coding sequence ATGCAACATCAGCCCTACAATCCTTTGCACGGTATCACCCTTAAAACAATCGTCACCGAACTAGTAGAACACTTTGGTTTTGAGCAATTAGCTTCTTTTGTCGATATTCGTTGTTTCAAACATGATCCAAGCATAAAGTCTAGCTTAGCTTTTTTACGCAAAACCCCTTGGGCACGCGACAAAGTCGAACAGTTATACATCAAATACCGTCATCAAATACAGCAAGCGCAACAGGATAGTGATGAACGCAATGACGGTTAA
- a CDS encoding YdcH family protein, translating into MIIAKHDLHHEFPEYKDEIRTLKMTNNHFARIFKEYHELNQQVVRIEEGVENTSDEYLENLKKQRLHHKDELFSMIKKLSN; encoded by the coding sequence ATGATCATCGCTAAACACGACTTACATCACGAGTTTCCAGAGTATAAAGACGAGATTCGTACTCTAAAAATGACCAACAATCATTTTGCGCGTATTTTTAAGGAATACCATGAGTTGAATCAGCAAGTCGTTCGTATCGAAGAAGGTGTTGAAAACACCAGTGATGAATACTTAGAAAACTTAAAGAAACAGCGCCTGCATCATAAAGACGAATTGTTCAGTATGATAAAAAAACTCAGCAATTAA
- a CDS encoding YhgN family NAAT transporter, which yields MDILTAAVTLFLIMDPLGNLPIFISVLKGIDEKRQRLILIRELLFALIIMLFFLYAGQSILDFLHLRQESVSIAGGIILFLIAVKMIFPVHGSVSGMPEGEEPFLVPLAVPLVAGPSILAALILMANQDPNRMLDWTVALIIAWFVSAVILFFSRLFQQLLGIRGLVAMERLMGMILVMIAVQMLLDGIAQYLR from the coding sequence ATGGATATCTTAACTGCCGCAGTTACCCTATTTTTAATCATGGATCCGCTAGGCAATCTCCCCATATTCATCTCTGTACTAAAAGGCATTGATGAAAAACGTCAGCGACTTATTTTAATTCGAGAGTTATTATTTGCTCTCATCATTATGCTGTTTTTTCTTTATGCAGGGCAAAGCATCCTCGATTTCCTTCATTTGCGTCAAGAATCGGTATCGATTGCGGGAGGGATTATCCTATTTTTAATCGCCGTGAAAATGATCTTTCCTGTTCATGGCTCTGTTAGCGGAATGCCTGAAGGCGAAGAGCCCTTTCTTGTACCTCTTGCGGTTCCATTGGTCGCCGGGCCTTCCATTTTAGCCGCATTAATTTTAATGGCTAACCAAGATCCCAATAGAATGCTTGACTGGACTGTGGCACTCATTATTGCCTGGTTTGTAAGCGCCGTTATCTTATTTTTCTCTCGACTGTTTCAACAGTTATTGGGCATTCGAGGTTTAGTTGCTATGGAGCGTCTAATGGGGATGATCTTGGTGATGATTGCCGTACAAATGTTGCTTGATGGCATTGCTCAATACCTGCGCTGA
- a CDS encoding LysR family transcriptional regulator → MDIRVYKTFITVAENKHFGRAAETLYITQAAVSARIKQLEEFYATQLIIRDKKNLRLTPAGEALLSHAHLMVSQMEQSKLAISIANQQKLSFNIAATPNIWDAFFSNQIHEAVELFQHLVLGAEISVREAIQRKLDDRSLDVGLLADPIKDDEFYNELIGHFDLSLVGSRESFNREIDDYILVDWGITFQKEHALHHKVRPNFKTSTAMIALEVIQAKGGFAYLPTQLVEPLIDHQQLYRIDSPLQIQRPIYMVYRKDNDNQQLLTQFRNLYAMN, encoded by the coding sequence ATGGACATTAGAGTTTATAAAACATTCATTACTGTTGCAGAAAACAAACACTTCGGCCGTGCTGCTGAAACTTTATATATAACCCAAGCAGCCGTGAGCGCCCGTATAAAACAGTTGGAGGAGTTTTACGCAACTCAACTTATCATTCGCGATAAGAAAAACCTACGCCTTACCCCAGCAGGCGAAGCTCTGCTATCGCATGCACACCTCATGGTCAGTCAAATGGAACAATCAAAGTTAGCGATATCAATTGCGAATCAACAAAAGCTTTCGTTTAATATTGCTGCCACCCCTAATATCTGGGATGCATTCTTTAGTAACCAAATCCATGAAGCTGTGGAGTTGTTTCAACATTTGGTCTTAGGTGCGGAAATATCGGTACGAGAAGCCATCCAGCGTAAACTTGATGATCGAAGTTTAGATGTTGGCTTACTCGCAGATCCGATTAAAGACGATGAATTTTACAATGAGTTGATTGGTCACTTTGACTTGTCGTTGGTAGGCAGTCGTGAGAGTTTTAACCGTGAGATAGACGACTACATTCTGGTGGATTGGGGAATAACTTTTCAAAAAGAACATGCCCTGCATCATAAGGTCAGACCGAATTTTAAAACATCGACGGCAATGATTGCGCTTGAAGTGATTCAAGCCAAAGGGGGGTTTGCCTACTTGCCAACACAATTGGTCGAACCCTTGATTGATCACCAGCAACTATATCGCATTGACTCACCATTACAAATACAGCGACCTATCTATATGGTTTACCGCAAAGACAATGATAACCAACAGCTGTTAACACAATTTAGAAACTTGTACGCAATGAACTAG
- a CDS encoding TraR/DksA C4-type zinc finger protein: protein MVVAQLQKTLMAKQQELKRRLEDISNDVTTERDQRFNDHDDECRSRQSLQEIYQQTQLQLQKIEDTLALLQTEQHGICCQCGLAIDEQRLATMPSVKTCIQCAR, encoded by the coding sequence ATGGTTGTAGCGCAATTACAAAAAACCTTAATGGCTAAACAGCAAGAGCTTAAGCGTCGCCTAGAAGATATCAGTAATGATGTAACCACAGAGCGCGACCAACGCTTTAATGATCACGATGATGAATGTCGCAGCCGCCAAAGTCTTCAAGAGATTTACCAACAGACTCAATTGCAGCTACAAAAAATTGAAGACACTCTTGCCCTTTTGCAAACAGAACAACACGGCATTTGTTGCCAATGCGGTTTAGCTATCGATGAGCAGCGCTTAGCTACCATGCCTTCTGTGAAAACCTGTATTCAATGCGCACGATAA
- a CDS encoding YjaG family protein, producing the protein MKKHLTERDLTMWQQTALAAAMLERMLPNYKMFSDAANFGDYSVLRNQLDLIWQRLSQGKVKINYEAQLEKLEDVIPDVDDFDFFGVHPALDVCMALGSLLQGMQENDAKIIGNVSLLSKGSVSYYLEILLASEQADNDEIVIQQQDIDNHPLMQWELESKRELVTFLAKAKENQQTCQQLKQMALTEGMSNLGIEIDR; encoded by the coding sequence GTGAAAAAACACTTAACTGAACGCGATTTAACAATGTGGCAGCAAACAGCATTAGCCGCCGCTATGTTAGAACGCATGCTACCAAATTATAAAATGTTTAGTGATGCAGCTAACTTTGGTGACTATAGCGTATTGCGAAATCAACTGGACTTAATTTGGCAACGTTTAAGCCAAGGCAAAGTCAAAATCAATTACGAAGCACAATTAGAAAAGCTCGAAGACGTTATTCCGGATGTTGATGACTTTGATTTTTTTGGTGTTCATCCCGCACTCGATGTATGTATGGCACTCGGATCATTATTACAAGGCATGCAAGAAAATGACGCTAAAATAATCGGCAATGTCAGCTTACTATCAAAAGGTAGTGTTAGTTATTATCTGGAAATATTGCTCGCCAGTGAGCAAGCTGACAATGATGAAATCGTCATTCAACAACAAGATATTGATAATCACCCGTTGATGCAATGGGAGCTTGAGAGTAAACGTGAGCTCGTTACGTTTTTAGCAAAAGCCAAAGAGAACCAGCAAACGTGTCAACAACTAAAGCAAATGGCCCTTACAGAAGGGATGTCAAACTTGGGGATCGAGATCGACCGCTAA
- a CDS encoding capsule assembly Wzi family protein: MLLRSIYLAILLCLTPAVLAKGVSPYLPLKLDAAIEIEIERLVSISKLPALSKPYHVTTINQYLAKVKDTHPHLYQRLSTYMERYKTPAGITHLSAELTIADDNDVIIPNSRGQQIDDAYRLTATGFLQANSYFAVNLGGTHYESGGFMPHGTYLSAGWDVFQVDIGYREHWLAPHHEGALVLTTQAKPVLMATFSNSKLITDWNIKYELSVGILDEMDNIAYDGQRYSGEPGFLTMHLSFQPFDWWTLGGNRALMFGGGERSVTLSDVWQAIIDPVNSDNCGGSGTELQDCKEEVGNQIASITSKFDFSLWNYPISLFAEYGGEDTGKYSNYRFGNIGQNYGIFLPYVTESTSLNIEWSKFHSAWYVHGIYGEGFSNDGNEMGHWWGDNKTQGDRSPGEAISTKLAWDNHQDLYVIATYRTATYDTETNSMLSQRSHEIDLELNYQLNKAMLGINLYAGRDNAGEDFISTRVSYFW, translated from the coding sequence GTGTTATTGCGCTCGATTTACCTAGCCATCTTACTTTGCTTAACACCAGCAGTCTTAGCTAAAGGTGTCTCACCATACTTACCACTAAAACTTGATGCAGCTATTGAAATTGAAATAGAACGCTTGGTTAGCATTAGTAAATTACCGGCACTTAGTAAGCCTTATCACGTTACAACTATTAATCAATATTTGGCAAAGGTGAAGGATACTCACCCACATTTGTATCAGCGATTGTCAACTTACATGGAACGGTATAAGACGCCAGCAGGTATCACCCATTTATCGGCAGAGCTAACGATTGCTGACGATAACGATGTCATCATCCCTAACTCCCGAGGTCAACAGATTGATGACGCTTACCGCTTAACTGCTACAGGATTTCTTCAAGCGAACTCGTACTTCGCGGTTAACCTCGGTGGCACACATTATGAGAGTGGAGGCTTTATGCCTCACGGGACCTACCTTTCTGCGGGTTGGGATGTTTTCCAAGTCGATATAGGTTATCGTGAGCATTGGCTTGCCCCCCATCATGAAGGAGCTTTAGTGCTGACAACGCAAGCAAAGCCTGTGTTAATGGCCACCTTCAGTAATTCGAAGTTAATTACCGATTGGAATATAAAATATGAATTGTCGGTGGGTATATTAGATGAAATGGATAACATCGCCTACGATGGGCAAAGATACTCGGGTGAGCCGGGCTTTTTAACCATGCACCTAAGTTTTCAGCCTTTCGATTGGTGGACTCTTGGCGGCAATCGGGCTCTAATGTTTGGTGGCGGTGAACGGAGTGTCACGTTAAGCGATGTTTGGCAAGCCATCATAGACCCTGTAAATAGTGATAATTGCGGCGGTTCTGGTACCGAATTGCAAGACTGTAAAGAAGAAGTTGGTAATCAGATCGCTTCAATTACCAGTAAATTTGATTTCTCCTTATGGAATTATCCTATTAGCCTTTTTGCCGAATATGGTGGCGAAGATACAGGGAAGTATAGCAATTACAGGTTTGGTAATATTGGCCAAAACTACGGTATTTTCTTACCTTATGTTACCGAATCAACTTCTCTAAATATTGAATGGAGTAAGTTCCACAGTGCATGGTATGTTCATGGCATTTATGGTGAGGGTTTTAGTAACGACGGCAATGAAATGGGACACTGGTGGGGTGATAATAAAACCCAAGGAGATCGTTCACCAGGCGAAGCGATAAGCACTAAACTTGCATGGGATAATCATCAAGACTTGTATGTTATTGCAACATATCGCACTGCAACATACGACACAGAGACCAATAGTATGCTGTCGCAGCGCTCTCATGAAATTGATCTTGAACTAAACTACCAATTAAATAAAGCAATGTTAGGCATTAACCTATATGCTGGGCGAGATAACGCAGGTGAGGATTTTATTAGTACCCGTGTCTCTTATTTTTGGTAA
- a CDS encoding metalloregulator ArsR/SmtB family transcription factor — MNPIDFYKALADETRLIILLLLVEENELCVCELVTALNYSQPKISRHLALLKQAGLLCDRKQKQWVYYRLNSSLPDWCHQVLQTTELNNNELIISAQHQLRAMQNPPESNCS, encoded by the coding sequence ATGAACCCGATTGATTTTTATAAGGCGCTTGCTGACGAAACTCGGCTGATTATTTTGTTGTTATTAGTCGAAGAAAATGAGTTGTGTGTATGTGAGTTAGTTACGGCACTGAATTATAGCCAACCTAAAATATCGAGGCACTTAGCGTTATTAAAACAAGCTGGTTTACTTTGCGATCGCAAACAAAAGCAGTGGGTATATTACCGTCTTAATTCATCGTTACCTGATTGGTGTCATCAGGTGTTACAGACGACAGAGCTCAACAATAATGAGTTGATTATTAGTGCTCAACATCAGTTACGGGCTATGCAAAATCCCCCAGAAAGTAATTGTTCATAA
- the maoP gene encoding DUF413 domain-containing protein encodes MDTNIRKGKMMFYGDAMFSRGLSRSGYFNRREAMELEEYGHTFMALLDGSLTPNNDDEQRFVNEMQNSTVEAMYAVNLWRKYLDVIAKSKVYHGFAKSYAGSSAMTDFSL; translated from the coding sequence GTGGACACTAACATTCGTAAAGGCAAAATGATGTTTTACGGTGATGCGATGTTTTCTCGAGGTTTATCACGCAGTGGTTATTTTAACCGCCGCGAAGCGATGGAATTAGAGGAATATGGACACACCTTTATGGCACTGCTAGATGGCTCTCTGACGCCTAATAATGATGATGAGCAACGTTTTGTCAATGAGATGCAAAACTCTACTGTTGAAGCTATGTATGCCGTCAATTTATGGCGTAAGTACCTAGATGTTATAGCGAAAAGTAAAGTTTATCATGGTTTTGCTAAAAGCTATGCGGGGTCGAGTGCGATGACGGACTTTAGTTTGTAG
- the arsJ gene encoding organoarsenical effux MFS transporter ArsJ, with protein sequence MLSNASAQVRQYLLITGNYWAFTLTDGALRMLIVLHFHQLGFAPLQIALLFLFYEAFGVVTNLLGGWLGARLGLNRTMNIGLGLQLVALAMLTVSSDWLSVGYVMLAQALSGIAKDLNKMSAKSAIKLLVPKGEESTLYKWVAILTGSKNALKGIGFFLGSVLLSLFQFQGAIVIMLVMLLLVWLLSLYALKNDLGRAKNKPKFKEILSKSRAINMLSAARMFLFGARDVWFVVALPVYLAATFAWDPWEVGAFMATWVIGYGIVQSIAPYFTGKKQGKIPNGSAAVSWALALALIPMVIAIAMQANVYIQVSLLAGLLAFGALFAINSSLHSYLIVSYADSDGVSLDVGFYYMANAMGRLLGTILSGWLYQAYGMATCLWVSAGFIFIAALISKKLPHN encoded by the coding sequence ATGTTGAGCAATGCATCAGCACAAGTGCGACAGTACTTGTTAATCACGGGCAATTATTGGGCATTCACCCTAACCGACGGTGCTCTGCGGATGCTCATTGTGTTGCATTTTCATCAACTTGGCTTTGCTCCGCTACAAATTGCCTTATTGTTTTTATTTTATGAGGCTTTTGGCGTTGTCACCAATTTACTTGGTGGCTGGTTAGGCGCACGGTTAGGATTGAATCGAACCATGAATATTGGTTTGGGGTTGCAACTTGTCGCACTAGCAATGTTAACCGTATCAAGTGACTGGTTGTCTGTTGGCTATGTAATGCTAGCCCAAGCATTATCAGGTATCGCTAAAGACCTTAATAAAATGAGTGCCAAAAGTGCCATAAAACTATTGGTACCCAAGGGTGAGGAGAGCACTTTATATAAGTGGGTTGCGATTTTAACCGGCTCTAAAAATGCCTTAAAAGGAATTGGTTTTTTCTTAGGCAGCGTGTTGCTGTCGTTGTTCCAATTCCAAGGTGCGATAGTCATTATGCTAGTGATGCTGTTACTGGTTTGGCTGTTAAGTCTGTACGCTTTGAAAAATGATTTAGGTAGGGCAAAAAACAAGCCGAAATTTAAAGAAATTTTATCGAAGAGTCGGGCTATTAACATGCTCTCAGCTGCGCGGATGTTTCTATTTGGTGCCCGTGATGTCTGGTTTGTTGTAGCGCTGCCGGTATATTTAGCCGCGACATTTGCTTGGGATCCATGGGAAGTTGGCGCCTTTATGGCAACGTGGGTCATCGGCTATGGCATTGTGCAGTCGATAGCCCCATATTTCACGGGTAAAAAGCAAGGTAAAATACCCAATGGCTCTGCAGCAGTCAGTTGGGCATTAGCATTAGCTTTAATCCCGATGGTAATTGCTATCGCAATGCAGGCAAATGTTTATATTCAAGTAAGTTTGTTGGCCGGGCTGTTAGCCTTTGGCGCTTTGTTTGCCATAAATTCGTCGTTACATAGCTATTTAATTGTCAGCTATGCTGATAGTGACGGGGTATCTCTAGACGTTGGTTTTTATTACATGGCCAATGCAATGGGGCGCCTACTTGGCACGATATTGTCCGGTTGGCTATATCAAGCTTATGGCATGGCGACGTGTTTGTGGGTTTCTGCTGGCTTTATCTTTATTGCCGCCTTGATCTCAAAAAAATTGCCGCATAATTAG
- a CDS encoding oxidoreductase has product MTINVGVIGFGLSAKIFHLPFIDALPSFAVKAIGTSQQQLAKQAWPNAVVFTQVSDLLADKNIDLVVITSPNDSHYHLAKQALLAHKHVVVEKPFTVTVAQADELIDLAKQQGRVLTVYHNRRLDGDFLTVKDCINQGQLGNVRMLHSRFDRFRPEVRNKWKEQSGQATGILYDLGSHLIDQALQLFGQPQAITAQCLAMRNGSQAVDYFDVLLHYPDLQVRLGSSPFNAGVNQRFMVHGDLGSLLITGVDAQEAQIVAGMTFNDPMFADNSEQKVESSLASVAIKKGNYHKFYQQLATAINSGTAPLVSAESARNVIAIIELAMQSSEQQRTLAIRDYL; this is encoded by the coding sequence ATGACCATAAATGTTGGCGTGATAGGTTTTGGTTTGTCAGCGAAAATCTTTCATTTACCATTTATTGATGCGTTACCAAGCTTTGCGGTAAAAGCGATTGGGACCTCACAACAACAACTCGCAAAACAGGCGTGGCCTAATGCGGTTGTTTTTACCCAAGTTAGTGATTTACTCGCCGACAAAAATATCGATTTAGTGGTGATCACCAGCCCTAACGACAGCCATTATCATTTGGCTAAACAGGCTTTGCTGGCGCATAAGCACGTGGTCGTGGAAAAGCCGTTTACGGTCACCGTTGCACAAGCAGATGAACTGATTGATTTAGCAAAGCAGCAGGGGCGCGTGCTGACGGTTTATCATAATCGTCGCTTAGATGGTGATTTTCTCACGGTTAAAGATTGCATAAATCAAGGACAATTAGGCAATGTCCGAATGTTACATTCTCGCTTTGATCGTTTTCGTCCCGAGGTTCGCAATAAATGGAAAGAGCAATCTGGTCAAGCAACGGGCATATTATATGATCTTGGCTCGCATTTAATTGATCAAGCATTGCAGTTATTTGGTCAGCCACAAGCTATAACAGCGCAATGTTTGGCCATGCGCAACGGCTCTCAGGCGGTAGACTATTTTGATGTATTACTGCATTACCCTGACCTTCAGGTGAGGTTAGGCTCTAGCCCATTTAACGCTGGGGTTAACCAACGTTTTATGGTTCATGGGGATCTCGGTAGTTTATTGATTACAGGGGTAGATGCACAAGAAGCACAAATTGTTGCGGGCATGACGTTTAATGACCCAATGTTTGCTGATAATAGCGAACAGAAGGTAGAGTCATCATTAGCTAGTGTCGCCATCAAAAAAGGTAATTACCATAAATTTTATCAACAGCTTGCAACGGCAATCAACAGCGGTACAGCACCATTAGTTAGTGCCGAATCAGCACGTAATGTTATCGCCATCATAGAGCTTGCGATGCAAAGCAGTGAACAGCAACGAACTCTTGCTATTCGCGATTATTTATGA
- a CDS encoding dodecin gives MSEHHTYKKLEIVGSSPTSIEDAIENALAECNKTVANMNWFEVVETRGHIVDGKVAHYQVTIKVGFRLRYS, from the coding sequence ATGTCTGAACATCACACTTACAAAAAGCTTGAAATTGTCGGTTCTTCACCCACGTCGATTGAAGATGCCATTGAAAACGCCTTGGCTGAGTGTAACAAAACCGTTGCCAATATGAACTGGTTTGAAGTTGTCGAAACTCGCGGCCATATTGTCGATGGTAAAGTCGCACACTATCAAGTCACGATCAAAGTTGGCTTTAGATTAAGATACAGCTAA
- the yghU gene encoding glutathione-dependent disulfide-bond oxidoreductase has translation MSEQYQPETVWTWKQDNKGGGKFFKINRPVSGATHDRVLPQGKHPLQLYSLATPNGVKVTIMLEELLAKGIEGAEYDAFFISILEGDQFSSGFVDLNPNSKIPAMIDNSEDDPVKLFESGSILLYLAEKFGEFLPFDVHGRTQCLNWLFWQMGSAPYLGGGFGHFYAYAPEKFEYPIERFTMEVKRQLDVLDKHLANNLYMCGQDYTIADIAIFPWYGSLVLGRLYGAAEFLDVESYANLLRWAKHIDKRDAVIRGCMVNRDWGEPHEQLFERHDASDFDSVPKP, from the coding sequence ATGAGTGAGCAATATCAGCCGGAAACAGTTTGGACGTGGAAACAAGATAATAAAGGCGGCGGTAAGTTTTTTAAGATAAACCGTCCTGTAAGTGGTGCTACTCACGATAGAGTGCTTCCGCAAGGTAAGCACCCTTTACAATTGTATTCATTAGCAACCCCAAATGGTGTGAAAGTGACCATTATGCTAGAAGAGTTATTAGCCAAAGGCATAGAGGGGGCTGAATATGATGCGTTTTTTATCTCTATCCTTGAGGGTGATCAGTTTTCTTCTGGGTTTGTCGATCTAAATCCAAACTCAAAGATACCGGCGATGATTGATAACAGTGAAGATGATCCTGTGAAACTGTTCGAGTCAGGTTCAATATTGCTTTATTTAGCGGAGAAGTTTGGTGAATTTCTCCCTTTTGATGTGCATGGTCGTACCCAGTGTTTAAACTGGTTGTTTTGGCAAATGGGCAGTGCACCATATCTCGGTGGTGGCTTTGGTCATTTTTATGCTTATGCACCGGAAAAATTTGAGTACCCAATTGAACGTTTTACTATGGAAGTGAAACGACAACTCGATGTCCTTGATAAGCACCTTGCTAATAACCTGTATATGTGTGGCCAAGATTACACTATTGCCGATATTGCGATTTTTCCATGGTACGGTTCGCTGGTATTAGGACGACTATACGGTGCGGCTGAGTTTTTAGATGTTGAAAGCTACGCCAACTTGCTACGCTGGGCAAAACATATCGACAAACGTGACGCGGTTATTCGTGGTTGTATGGTTAATCGTGATTGGGGCGAGCCACATGAGCAATTATTTGAACGCCATGATGCCAGTGACTTTGATAGTGTACCAAAGCCTTAA
- a CDS encoding ArsJ-associated glyceraldehyde-3-phosphate dehydrogenase — protein sequence MTIKIGINGFGRMGRLSMRAAFDWPEVEIVQINDPAGNAETLAHLLNFDSVHGIWHHQATSDANNMLINGRIIPCTMNSAIADTDWSGCDVVIEASGKMKTKALLQAYLDQGVKRVVVTAPVKEDGVLNVVMGVNDHLYNKDEHSIVTAASCTTNCLAPVVKVIHETFGIEHGSMTTIHDITNTQTILDAPHQDLRRARACGMSLIPTTTGSATAITHIFPELKGRLNGHAVRVPLANASLTDCVFELQQKVTAEQVNTVLKEAADNQLQGILGFESRPLVSIDYKTDPRSSVIDAQSTMVINGTQLKIYAWYDNEWGYANRTAELARKVGLSDK from the coding sequence ATGACGATAAAAATTGGTATTAATGGTTTTGGTCGAATGGGCCGTTTAAGTATGCGTGCAGCATTTGATTGGCCAGAGGTTGAGATCGTGCAAATAAATGATCCAGCTGGTAACGCTGAGACTCTCGCACATCTGCTTAATTTTGATTCGGTGCACGGTATTTGGCATCACCAAGCAACAAGTGATGCTAATAACATGCTAATAAATGGTCGGATTATTCCATGTACGATGAATAGCGCAATTGCCGATACCGATTGGTCTGGTTGTGATGTCGTCATTGAAGCGAGTGGCAAAATGAAGACCAAGGCTTTATTGCAAGCTTATCTTGATCAAGGCGTAAAACGTGTCGTTGTAACGGCACCAGTGAAAGAAGATGGTGTGTTAAATGTGGTCATGGGTGTGAATGACCATCTGTATAATAAAGACGAGCACTCTATCGTCACAGCAGCGAGTTGTACCACAAACTGCTTAGCGCCAGTGGTTAAAGTGATTCATGAAACGTTTGGTATTGAGCACGGCTCAATGACCACGATTCATGATATTACCAATACACAAACGATTTTAGATGCGCCGCATCAAGACTTACGCCGCGCACGAGCTTGTGGCATGAGTTTAATTCCGACAACAACTGGCTCGGCAACGGCTATCACCCATATTTTTCCGGAATTAAAAGGTCGCTTAAATGGTCATGCGGTGCGAGTGCCATTGGCCAATGCCTCATTAACCGATTGTGTGTTTGAATTGCAGCAAAAGGTCACCGCAGAGCAAGTTAATACTGTTTTAAAAGAGGCGGCAGACAATCAATTGCAGGGAATCCTAGGTTTTGAGTCTCGCCCGCTGGTATCGATTGATTACAAAACGGATCCTCGTTCGTCGGTAATTGATGCGCAATCGACCATGGTGATAAATGGTACCCAGCTGAAAATCTATGCTTGGTATGACAACGAGTGGGGTTATGCGAACCGTACAGCTGAGTTAGCTCGAAAAGTCGGCTTAAGCGATAAGTGA